A region from the Raphanus sativus cultivar WK10039 unplaced genomic scaffold, ASM80110v3 Scaffold1626, whole genome shotgun sequence genome encodes:
- the LOC130504507 gene encoding homeobox-leucine zipper protein HDG11-like produces the protein MRADNSALKAENDKIRCENIAIREALKHAICPNCGGPPVSEDPFLDEQKLRMENAHLREKLERMSTVASKYMGRPISSDISTLHPMHISSLDLSMTSLTGPSLDFDLLLGSSMSSNFSTSDMDKPIMNDIALTAMQELLRLVHTNKPLSNRADGCRDVLNLGSYENVFPSSSNRGKNHNHRIKASRSYAMRISIDTKKSF, from the exons ATGAGAGCAGATAACAGTGCACTAAAAGCAGAGAACGATAAGATTAGATGCGAGAACATTGCCATCAGAGAAGCTCTCAAGCATGCTATATGCCCAAACTGTGGTGGTCCTCCTGTTAGTGAAGATCCTTTTTTAGATGAGCAAAAGCTTCGCATGGAAAACGCACATCTCAGAGAaaag CTTGAAAGAATGTCCACGGTTGCATCAAAGTACATGGGAAGACCAATCTCTTCTGACATCTCAACGCTACATCCAATGCACATCTCCTCGTTGGATCTGTCAATGACTAGCTTAACTGGTCCTTCACTGGATTTCGATCTTCTTCTAGGAAGCTCTATGTCTAGTAACTTTTCTACATCGGACATGGATAAGCCTATTATGAACGACATTGCTTTGACTGCTATGCAAGAATTACTCAGGCTTGTTCACACAAACAAGCCTCTGTCGAACAGAGCAGATGGGTGCAGAGACGTTCTCAATCTTGGAAGCTATGAGAATGTTTTCCCAAGTTCAAGTAACCGAGGGAAGAACCATAACCATAGAATCAAGGCGTCTAGGTCTTATGCTATGAGAATTTCAATTGATACCAAAAAGAGTTTTTGA